The following proteins are co-located in the Argopecten irradians isolate NY chromosome 9, Ai_NY, whole genome shotgun sequence genome:
- the LOC138331472 gene encoding nuclear cap-binding protein subunit 3-like, whose amino-acid sequence MADGDKFPNLKICIDNTESDDENADVVSIHEDEELDDDRYNASDDSDDNEVEFNVRLGNIGRNEKNKTRSLTKPHRVYKNKDGDFVTGVDITDKTERKKRLERAKRFGVGEKEQQKPPVNLKRLYRSLGLDENKPDSDERGIRLEAIHIRGVNEMSSKDVFNYFKEYAPGEIEWIDDTSCNVVWQDTVTAARAMICCSVSYEAALGNHQSSSNSSEDSDTESMGKKKKVKTKTKKKSRHSSSSSSSSSSSSSSSSSSSSSSDEDEDKNKKKSKMKAKTKEPQPERTEEKMEDDDVLDLMDEGPVTVNKDETKTTKSDSKKSDSKTDKKSDNKTDKKTDSKTDKKTDSTVKKSSNSEKKSRKNRDSSSSSSSSSSSSSSSSSSGSSSSSSSGSSSSSSGSSSSSSSDEEMDEEKKKNIQKKKMEKKARKKAKLRKRVLVHKDSDIPWPPGKWRLGKVIPKAKHIFMRYSNKADKKLRGAEKRSEYYKKFGNPNYGGLTGLISNSRKRKMRATQQREEVKEIKAAIQAKRATITYDDVNIFGDSAFTPNVDMDEIEEFGAAKEVKPEITPTLTSKLLEQHEMEEGEIEDSEPEDLIPPIMRQRDVRPRDTRDFHIKDVRPRDPHPREDRRKVQQQIDEDDDFLDLSGDPKPEVKEVDEEAVLMEKELDILLASPPRKRSMRMYADDIEDERNAKSMKRSNVDLTIFADRETERKVGLLDDDSPPAPRVRDARQRIRSAGRSFGAAHMDGSPSRSGNDLRSKLQRRKTGGKDNNSKYQRMRIEVYD is encoded by the exons ATGGCGGATGGTGATAAGTTTCCAAACCTTAAAATCTGCATTGATAACACAGAATCTGACGATGAAAATGCTGACGTTGTTTCCATCCACGAAGATGAGGAACTGGACGACGACAGATACAATGCAAGCGATGACAGCGATGATAATGAAGTCGAATTCAATGTCCGTCTGGGAAACATTGGCAGGAACGAGAAAAATAAAACCCGGTCTTTGACAAAG CCTCATAGAgtgtataaaaataaagatgGAGATTTTGTTACTGGTGTGGACATCACAGACAAA ACAGAGAGAAAGAAGAGACTTGAAAGGGCCAAGAGATTTGGTGTCGGTGAAAAAGAACAACAGAAACCTCCTGTCAACTTGAAAAGATTATACAGAAG TTTGGGTTTGGATGAGAACAAACCAGACAGTGATGAGCGAGGGATTCGTTTGGAGGCCATCCACATACGTGGTGTTAACGAGATGAGCAGCAAGGATGTCTTCAACTACTTCAAGGAATATGCCCCGGGGGAAATCGAGTGGATTGATGATACTTCTT GTAATGTGGTGTGGCAGGATACCGTGACAGCAGCTCGAGCCATGATCTGTTGTAGTGTAAGCTACGAGGCGGCGTTAGGGAATCATCAGAGCTCCTCAAATAGTAGTGAAGACTCTGATACAGAATCAATGG GTAAAAAAAAGAAGGTGAAAACGAAGACCAAGAAGAAGTCCAGACATAGTAGCAGTAGCAGTTCATCTTcctcatcatcttcatcatcttcatcttcCTCCTCTTCATCAAGTGATGAAGATGAAgacaaaaataagaagaaaTCTAAAATGAAAGCAAAGACAAAAGAACCACAGCCAGAGAGAACTGAGGAGAAGATGGAGGATGATGATGTGTTGGATTTAATGGATGAGGGCCCTGTTACTGTTAATAAAgatgaaacaaaaacaacaaaatcagaCAGTAAAAAGTCAGACAgcaaaactgataaaaagtcAGACaacaaaactgataaaaagaCAGACAGCAAAACTGATAAAAAGACAGACAGCACAGTGAAAAAATCTTcaaatagtgaaaaaaaaagcAGAAAAAATAGAGACTCATCGTCAAGTTCTAGTAGTTCTTCATCGTCCTCAtcttcatcatcgtcatcaGGTTCTTCATCATCCTCGTCATCTggatcatcatcttcatcatcaggGAGCAGTTCCTCAAGTAGTTCAGATGAG GAGATGGACGAGGAAAAGAAAAAGAacattcaaaagaaaaaaatggagaaaaaagcTCGCAAGAAAGCGAAGCTCCGGAAGCGTGTACTAGTCCATAAAGATTCTGATATTCCATGGCCCCCTGGTAAATGGCGACTTGGCAAGGTCATCCCTAAGgctaaacatatatttatgcGATATTCTAATAAAG CTGACAAAAAGCTAAGAGGAGCTGAGAAGAGAAGTGAATATTACAAAAAGTTTGGAAATCCAAATTATGGAG gatTGACAGGACTAATCAGCAACTCAAG GAAGAGGAAGATGCGTGCCACCCAGCAGCGTGAGGAAGTGAAGGAAATAAAAGCAGCCATACAGGCTAAACGTGCCACCATTACGTACGACGACGTTAATATCTTTGGAGATTCGGCTTTTACCCCGAATGTGGATATGGATGAAATTGAGGAATTTG GAGCGGCCAAGGAAGTGAAACCAGAAATCACACCTACTCTGACGAGCAAGCTCCTCGAACAACACGAAATGGAGGAAGGAGAGATAGAGGATAGTGAACCAGAGGATTTGATACCGCCAATCATGCGACAGCGGGATGTCCGACCGCGGGACACCAGGGATTTCCATATAAAGGACGTCCGGCCCAGGGATCCCCATCCCCGAGAGGATCGTCGTAAAGTACAACAGCAGattgatgaggatgatgatttCCTGGACCTATCTGGTGACCCGAAACCCGAGGTAAAGGAAGTGGACGAGGAGGCTGTATTAATGGAAAAGGAATTGGACATTCTTCTGGCCTCACCCCCGCGCAAACGCAGCATGAGGATGTACGCCGACGATATCGAAGACGAGAGGAATGCCAAAAG TATGAAGAGGAGCAACGTGGACCTGACAATATTTGCTGATCGTGAGACAGAGAGGAAGGTTGGTTTGTTGGATGACGATAGCCCTCCAGCTCCTCGTGTACGTGACGCACGTCAGAGGATACGAAGTGCAGGCAGATCATTCGGGGCAGCTCACATGGATGGGTCACCAAGCAGGAGTGGTAATGATCTTCGTAGTAAACTCCAGCGACGGAAAACTGGAGGCAAAGACAATAATTCCAAATATCAGCGAATGAGGATAGAGGTATATGACTGA